One part of the Capra hircus breed San Clemente chromosome 4, ASM170441v1, whole genome shotgun sequence genome encodes these proteins:
- the TRA2A gene encoding transformer-2 protein homolog alpha isoform X3: protein MSNRRRHTGSRANPDPNTCLGVFGLSLYTTERDLREVFSRYGPLSGVNVVYDQRTGRSRGFAFVYFERIDDSKEAMERANGMELDGRRIRVDYSITKRAHTPTPGIYMGRPTHSGGGGGGGGGGGGGGGRRRDSYYDRGYDRGYDRYEDYDYRYRRRSPSPYYSRYRSRSRSRSYSPRRY, encoded by the exons ATGTCTAACCGGAGAAGACATACAGGCAGCAGG GCAAATCCTGATCCCAATACTTGTCTAGGAGTGTTTGGCCTCAGTTTGTACACAACAGAGAGAGATCTTCGAGAAGTATTTTCTCGATATGGACCGTTGAGTGGTGTCAATGTGGTTTATGACCAGCGAACTGGACGGTCACGGGgatttgcttttgtttatttcGAGAGAATAGATGACTCAAAGGAG GCTATGGAAAGGGCAAATGGAATGGAACTGGATGGTAGAAGAATTCGGGTGGATTATTCTATCACCAAGAGAGCACACACACCAACACCAGGCATATACATGGGCAGACCAACTCA cagtggtggtggtggcggtggcggcggcggtggaggtgggggaggtggcAGACGTCGAGATTCTTACTATGATCGAGGATATGATCGTGGGTACGACAGATATGAAGACTATGATTACCGGTACAG AAGAAGATCACCTTCTCCTTATTATAGTCGGTACAGATCACGATCAAGATCTCGATCCTACAGCCCAA GACGCTATTAA